One window of the Archangium primigenium genome contains the following:
- the cyoE gene encoding heme o synthase, whose protein sequence is MSAQATVSLPSLGSDLLSLTKPRLSGLVIATTAGGMWVAPGELTVSRILITLLATSGTVGAANALNCYWERHSDRFMARTQNRPLPSGRMEPTTALFFGLGLAAVCLPALAVGANPLTAFLGLVALLSYVLVYTPLKARTSAAMLVGAIPGALPPLMGWTAVTGQIDAGGYVLFSILFLWQIPHFIAIALFRQDEYEAASLKSVPIERGADSSRLQIVLYVAALVPMSLLPFQLGIAGAWYLAAAVLLGLSFLVLGARGLFQRLGRVWARQTFVFSLLYLTGIFAALMLDSGGR, encoded by the coding sequence TTGAGCGCGCAAGCCACCGTGAGTCTGCCGAGCCTGGGCTCGGATCTGCTGTCCCTCACCAAGCCCCGGCTGTCGGGCCTCGTCATCGCCACGACCGCGGGCGGCATGTGGGTGGCCCCCGGCGAGCTGACGGTGTCGCGCATCCTCATCACGCTGCTGGCCACCTCCGGCACGGTGGGCGCGGCCAACGCGCTCAACTGTTACTGGGAGCGCCACAGCGACCGCTTCATGGCGCGCACCCAGAACCGGCCCCTGCCCTCCGGGCGCATGGAGCCGACGACGGCGCTCTTCTTCGGCCTGGGCCTGGCGGCGGTGTGCCTGCCGGCGCTCGCCGTGGGCGCCAATCCGCTCACGGCCTTCCTGGGCCTCGTGGCGCTGCTGAGCTACGTGCTCGTGTACACGCCGCTCAAGGCGCGCACCTCCGCGGCCATGCTCGTGGGCGCCATCCCCGGCGCGCTGCCGCCCCTCATGGGCTGGACGGCCGTCACCGGGCAGATCGACGCGGGCGGCTACGTCCTCTTCTCCATCCTCTTCCTCTGGCAGATTCCCCACTTCATCGCGATCGCCCTGTTCCGCCAGGACGAGTACGAGGCGGCCAGCCTCAAGTCCGTGCCCATCGAGCGCGGCGCCGACTCCAGCCGACTGCAGATCGTCCTCTACGTGGCGGCGCTCGTGCCCATGAGCCTGTTGCCCTTCCAGCTCGGCATCGCGGGGGCCTGGTACCTGGCGGCGGCGGTGCTCCTGGGCCTGTCCTTCCTGGTGCTCGGGGCCCGGGGCCTCTTCCAGCGTCTGGGAAGGGTGTGGGCCCGTCAGACGTTCGTCTTCAGCCTGCTGTACCTGACCGGCATCTTCGCCGCGCTCATGCTCGACAGCGGGGGACGTTGA
- a CDS encoding tetratricopeptide repeat protein — translation MSNSPSKTLSPAELAKLEHAFASDPSSEAYKPLAEAYLASGRFMEAMVVCKKGVKAHPNRADPRLLLARVYQEQGKDKKALEEALGALQAYPSDRATLRMVGALQLKTGEADAGRTHLLKAYEADPADPDTLAVMKQHGVQAAAPAPTPAPVVAAPAPTPAPVVAAPAPTPAPVAATPAPGAEAETPRAKAPAAEAAPRAPVRRAPVVEEDVDDDDAPRKPRKQGTDKGKFITLGLLVAVPVILGGYFIQGRAAATRNREIKRQLDIATQELKHDSFASYQAACKAADTALNADPDSTAAHGYLAYAYAIRWGEHGGGDDARKKAEEHLAAAQKSGEISSHLYAAEALVKTYGGKGKEALADLEKRVQDFDKENKRSSLLYLTLGLIQMNAGDMDRAKDNLEKAQGLSPDDPRIYAALGAVYRRLGQDGTAWKNYDFALRYEKDHPESLLGKSLLMLEQDEANFEPNNFGLAAVMLKKLLEVSPPPSPRQLAAANVARSLLISRVSKAMEKMKPEDQAKLSEATGVPTDKEKARQEMAKAEDTGFTLDRNSPELYLIKGRRLISENQYDLAATEIRKAVKMDATRAQFYVELAKALMGKPGGEKEASEALVTAIKTMGDSPKLLTMLGNAYRRQGKLDDALATYQRSVKDANAKNPEARLAIGAIYRERGSWDLAQDSLEKASTEYIGQSDKAATALLELARVFEGKGDATKADETYQKALNADENYAPAYYYYAAFLSKDKKQATKAKALAQEYVKREPKGEFVARAQAL, via the coding sequence ATGTCCAACTCCCCCTCGAAGACGTTGAGCCCGGCCGAGCTCGCGAAGCTGGAGCATGCCTTCGCGTCCGACCCTTCTTCTGAAGCCTACAAACCCCTCGCCGAGGCCTACTTGGCGTCCGGGCGGTTCATGGAGGCGATGGTCGTCTGCAAGAAAGGGGTGAAAGCCCACCCCAATCGCGCCGACCCGCGCCTCCTGCTCGCCCGCGTGTACCAGGAGCAAGGCAAGGACAAGAAAGCCCTGGAGGAGGCGCTCGGCGCCCTCCAGGCCTATCCGTCCGACCGCGCCACGCTGCGCATGGTGGGCGCCCTGCAGCTCAAGACGGGTGAGGCCGATGCGGGCCGCACCCATCTGCTCAAGGCGTATGAGGCGGACCCCGCCGACCCGGACACGCTGGCCGTGATGAAGCAGCACGGTGTCCAGGCCGCCGCGCCCGCTCCGACGCCCGCCCCCGTGGTGGCGGCGCCCGCGCCGACGCCCGCTCCCGTGGTCGCCGCACCCGCGCCGACGCCCGCCCCCGTGGCGGCCACGCCCGCGCCGGGCGCGGAGGCCGAGACGCCCCGGGCCAAGGCACCCGCCGCCGAGGCCGCGCCGCGCGCGCCCGTGCGTCGCGCGCCCGTGGTCGAGGAGGACGTCGACGACGACGATGCGCCGCGCAAGCCGCGCAAGCAGGGCACCGACAAGGGCAAGTTCATCACCCTGGGCCTGCTGGTCGCCGTGCCCGTCATCCTGGGCGGCTACTTCATCCAGGGCCGCGCGGCCGCCACGCGCAACCGCGAGATCAAGCGGCAGCTGGACATCGCGACCCAGGAGCTCAAGCACGACTCGTTCGCGTCCTACCAGGCCGCGTGCAAGGCGGCGGACACGGCGCTCAACGCCGATCCGGACTCCACCGCGGCCCACGGCTACCTGGCCTACGCCTACGCCATCCGCTGGGGCGAGCACGGCGGCGGCGATGACGCGCGCAAGAAGGCCGAGGAGCACCTGGCGGCCGCCCAGAAGAGCGGGGAGATCAGCTCCCACCTCTACGCCGCCGAGGCGCTCGTCAAGACGTACGGCGGCAAGGGCAAGGAGGCCCTGGCCGACCTCGAGAAGCGGGTGCAGGACTTCGACAAGGAGAACAAGCGTAGCTCGCTGCTCTACCTGACGCTCGGCCTCATCCAGATGAACGCGGGCGACATGGACCGCGCCAAGGACAACCTGGAGAAGGCCCAGGGCCTGTCCCCGGACGACCCGCGCATCTACGCCGCGCTGGGCGCCGTGTACCGTCGGCTCGGCCAGGACGGCACCGCCTGGAAGAACTACGACTTCGCCCTGCGCTACGAGAAGGACCACCCCGAGTCGCTGCTCGGCAAGTCGCTGCTGATGCTCGAGCAGGACGAGGCCAACTTCGAGCCGAACAACTTCGGCCTGGCCGCGGTGATGCTCAAGAAGCTCCTGGAGGTGTCGCCGCCTCCCTCTCCGCGCCAGCTCGCCGCGGCCAACGTCGCGCGCTCGCTGCTCATCTCCCGCGTGTCCAAGGCCATGGAGAAGATGAAGCCGGAGGACCAGGCCAAGCTGAGCGAGGCCACGGGCGTGCCCACCGACAAGGAGAAGGCGCGTCAGGAGATGGCCAAGGCCGAGGACACGGGCTTCACGCTGGACCGCAACAGCCCGGAGCTCTACCTCATCAAGGGCCGCCGCCTCATCTCCGAGAACCAGTACGACCTGGCCGCCACGGAGATCCGCAAGGCGGTGAAGATGGACGCCACGCGCGCCCAGTTCTACGTGGAGCTGGCCAAGGCCCTCATGGGCAAGCCCGGCGGCGAGAAGGAGGCCTCCGAGGCGCTCGTCACCGCCATCAAGACCATGGGCGACAGCCCCAAGCTGCTCACCATGCTGGGCAACGCCTACCGCCGCCAGGGCAAGCTGGATGACGCGCTGGCCACCTACCAGCGCTCGGTGAAGGACGCGAACGCGAAGAACCCCGAGGCGCGTCTGGCCATCGGCGCCATCTACCGCGAGCGCGGCTCGTGGGACCTGGCCCAGGACTCGCTGGAGAAGGCGAGCACCGAGTACATCGGTCAGTCGGACAAGGCCGCCACGGCGCTCTTGGAGCTGGCGCGCGTCTTCGAGGGCAAGGGCGACGCGACCAAGGCCGACGAGACGTACCAGAAGGCGCTCAACGCGGACGAGAACTACGCCCCGGCGTACTACTACTACGCGGCGTTCCTCTCGAAGGACAAGAAGCAGGCCACCAAGGCCAAGGCGCTGGCGCAGGAGTACGTCAAGCGCGAGCCCAAGGGCGAGTTCGTGGCGCGCGCCCAGGCCCTGTAG
- a CDS encoding DUF2760 domain-containing protein, with protein sequence MTDQPSLSFFARLWLALVCFWRIWLDRSFAQAVLPVRQADIAGRLPAGAPVESAPAPAPAPVPAPVPPPVVAVPPEREHASALQLLAMLQREGRLIDFLQEDVAAFPDEDVGAAARIVHEGCRKLVRQYFTLEAVLPQGEGERVQVPAGFDAQRIRLTGNVAGQPPYSGALKHHGWVATALTLPSPSPAMDPRVLAPAEVELS encoded by the coding sequence ATGACCGACCAGCCCTCGCTCTCGTTCTTCGCCCGTCTGTGGCTCGCCCTGGTGTGCTTCTGGCGGATCTGGCTCGACCGCTCGTTCGCCCAGGCGGTGCTGCCGGTGCGCCAGGCGGACATCGCGGGCCGCCTGCCGGCCGGGGCCCCCGTCGAGTCGGCGCCCGCGCCCGCCCCCGCTCCCGTGCCCGCCCCGGTCCCGCCGCCCGTGGTCGCCGTGCCGCCCGAGCGCGAGCACGCCTCGGCGCTGCAACTGCTGGCCATGCTCCAGCGCGAGGGCCGCCTCATCGACTTCCTCCAGGAGGACGTGGCGGCCTTCCCGGACGAGGACGTGGGCGCCGCGGCGCGCATCGTGCACGAGGGGTGCCGCAAGCTCGTGCGGCAGTACTTCACCCTGGAGGCGGTGCTGCCCCAGGGCGAGGGGGAGCGGGTGCAGGTGCCCGCCGGGTTCGACGCCCAGCGCATCCGCCTGACGGGCAACGTGGCCGGCCAGCCTCCTTATAGTGGTGCCCTCAAGCACCACGGCTGGGTGGCCACCGCCCTCACCCTGCCCAGCCCCAGCCCGGCGATGGACCCCCGGGTGCTCGCGCCCGCCGAAGTCGAGCTGTCCTGA
- a CDS encoding Hsp70 family protein — translation MARYAIGIDLGTTHSAVSYLNLEEGKPRGPAQSMLPIPQVTAPGTVEARPLLPSFLYLPSAQEFPPGSLALPWNPNATHFAGEFARTHGAKVPTRLVASAKSWLSHPGVDRRAALLPWQAPEEVQRVSPVEASTRYLRHLREAWDHTFARAREEAGNAMAAQDVIITVPASFDAAARDLTLEAAKAAGLDNPLLLEEPQAALYAWLEAQGESFRKSMRVGEVILVVDVGGGTTDFSLITVRDRAGEVELTRVAVGDHILLGGDNMDLALAHTLQQRLTAEGKKLDAWQFNALTHGCRTAKETLYGNAAFTHAPLAIASRGSSLLGGTIRTELTREELDRVLTEGFFPTTPLTEMPRLARRTGLAQMALPYAQDAAVTRHLAAFLTRQAQALASSPDSPVDVGGKAFIHPTAVLFNGGVFKAGPLKARVMEVLNAWLAADGGQPARELEGADLDLAVARGAAYYGWVRQGHGLRIRGGTARAYFVGVETAMPAVPGMEPPVKGLCVAPFGMEEGTQADVPPQEFGLVTGEPTRFRFFASSVRRDDKVGAFVDDVEGNPEFEELAPVETTLPGTPAPYGDLTPVNLQAAVTEVGTLELRCLEKNGPGRWKLELNVRMKE, via the coding sequence ATGGCCCGCTACGCGATTGGCATCGATCTCGGCACCACGCACTCCGCGGTCTCCTACCTCAACCTCGAGGAGGGCAAGCCCCGGGGTCCCGCGCAGTCCATGCTGCCCATCCCCCAGGTCACCGCGCCGGGGACGGTGGAGGCGCGCCCGCTCTTGCCCTCCTTCCTCTACCTGCCGAGCGCCCAGGAGTTCCCCCCGGGCAGCCTCGCGCTGCCGTGGAACCCGAACGCCACGCACTTCGCCGGCGAGTTCGCCCGCACCCACGGTGCCAAGGTGCCCACACGCCTGGTCGCCTCGGCCAAGAGCTGGTTGAGCCACCCCGGCGTGGACCGCCGCGCGGCGCTCCTGCCCTGGCAGGCCCCCGAGGAGGTGCAGCGGGTGTCCCCGGTGGAGGCCTCCACCCGTTACCTGCGCCACCTGCGCGAGGCGTGGGACCACACCTTCGCCCGGGCGCGTGAGGAGGCCGGCAACGCCATGGCCGCCCAGGACGTCATCATCACCGTGCCGGCCTCGTTCGACGCCGCCGCGCGGGACCTGACGCTCGAGGCCGCCAAGGCCGCGGGCCTGGACAACCCGCTGCTCCTGGAGGAGCCCCAGGCGGCGCTGTACGCGTGGCTCGAGGCCCAGGGCGAGTCCTTCCGCAAGAGCATGCGGGTGGGCGAGGTCATCCTCGTGGTGGACGTGGGCGGAGGCACCACGGACTTCTCGCTCATCACCGTGCGCGACCGCGCGGGCGAGGTGGAGCTCACGCGCGTGGCGGTGGGCGACCACATCCTGCTGGGCGGCGACAACATGGACCTGGCGCTCGCGCACACGCTGCAGCAGCGCCTGACGGCCGAGGGCAAGAAGCTGGACGCGTGGCAGTTCAACGCCCTCACCCACGGCTGCCGCACCGCCAAGGAGACGCTCTACGGCAACGCGGCCTTCACCCACGCGCCCCTGGCCATCGCCAGCCGGGGCTCGTCGCTGCTCGGGGGCACCATCCGCACGGAGCTGACGCGCGAGGAGCTCGACCGCGTGCTCACCGAGGGCTTCTTCCCCACGACGCCCCTCACCGAGATGCCGCGCCTGGCCCGGCGCACGGGCCTCGCGCAGATGGCCCTGCCCTACGCCCAGGACGCCGCCGTGACGCGCCACCTGGCCGCGTTCCTCACCCGACAGGCCCAGGCGCTCGCCAGCTCCCCTGACTCGCCCGTGGACGTGGGCGGCAAGGCGTTCATCCACCCCACCGCGGTGCTCTTCAACGGCGGCGTCTTCAAGGCCGGGCCCCTCAAGGCCCGCGTCATGGAGGTGCTCAACGCCTGGCTCGCCGCCGACGGGGGACAGCCCGCGCGGGAACTCGAGGGCGCGGACCTGGACCTGGCCGTGGCGCGCGGCGCCGCCTACTACGGCTGGGTCCGTCAGGGCCACGGCCTGCGCATCCGCGGCGGCACCGCGCGCGCCTACTTCGTGGGCGTGGAGACGGCCATGCCCGCCGTGCCCGGCATGGAGCCGCCCGTGAAGGGCCTGTGCGTGGCGCCCTTCGGCATGGAGGAAGGCACCCAGGCGGACGTGCCTCCACAGGAGTTCGGCCTGGTGACGGGCGAGCCCACGCGCTTTCGCTTCTTCGCCTCGTCCGTGCGGCGCGACGACAAGGTGGGCGCCTTCGTGGACGACGTGGAGGGCAACCCCGAGTTCGAGGAGCTGGCCCCCGTGGAGACGACGCTGCCGGGCACGCCCGCGCCGTACGGGGACCTCACCCCCGTCAACCTCCAGGCCGCCGTCACCGAGGTGGGCACGCTCGAGCTGCGCTGCCTGGAGAAGAATGGCCCCGGCCGTTGGAAGCTGGAGCTCAACGTGCGCATGAAGGAGTAG
- a CDS encoding Hsp70 family protein, with protein MHIVGIDLGTTHCAVASVDPAQGPGAPLRDFPVPQLVRQGEVSARPLLPSCIYVPAGHELAAGALTLPWGEGGPQVVGEFARWQGARVPGRVVTSAKSWLCHPGVDRSAPILPWGAPADVAKLSPVEASALLLGHIAQAWNHAHPALPLSQQEVVITVPASFDEAARALTVSAARRAGLEKFTLLEEPQAAFYDYTARHRGALAQALESVRLVLVVDVGGGTTDFTLVHAGVTPEGPILRRLAVGEHLMLGGDNMDAALARRLEEKLFPEGNRRLSATQWTQALQAARTAKEALLGTTPPERHGVSLVAEGSRLLGGSLSTELTREEAEALVLEGFFPLAGAQERPRRASRMALQELGLPYAQDAAITRHLAAFLAQHAAAGFAALGEPAPREGALPRPDALLLNGGVFNSPRLAERLVEAVSAWWPDAPRIALLKHESLELAVARGAAYYGLVRRGHGLRIGGGAARAYYVALQRAADSTEQPVLCLVPRGFEEGNHADIGERSFSLTLGRPVQFTLYSTTSDRIDKPGDVVTLTEALQDELKPLPPIHTVLKGATAKTAEVPVHLRAGLTEIGTLELFAVSNVADERWRLEFELRGTGGERELTVTESMPARFAEAKDNVERLYGNKPLPIGPKDVKQLSRTLEKVLGPRDTWRVPVLRELWSSLFAGASKRRRSADHERVFYSLAGYTLRPGFGYPLDHWRAEQSFSLFEPLVQHHTEKAVWVEFWVMWRRVSGGLSEAQQRKLHDYLKPHLARRIPLTPPAAAGKLKGIQPEGLDEMVRTAASLEHLEAADKAELGEWMAARLREENKSGGPWPWALGRLGARVPLYGSGHKVVDVTVAEAWLTLLLELGLSRIDGAPFAAAQLARLTGDRMRDLSPELRERTAQALRAAKAADTWVRMVTEVVALEAADEARALGDTLPAGLRL; from the coding sequence ATGCACATCGTCGGCATCGACCTCGGAACCACCCACTGCGCCGTCGCCTCGGTGGACCCCGCCCAGGGTCCCGGAGCCCCCTTGAGGGACTTCCCCGTGCCCCAATTGGTCCGGCAGGGCGAGGTGAGCGCGAGGCCCCTGCTGCCCTCGTGCATCTACGTGCCCGCCGGACATGAGCTCGCCGCCGGGGCCCTGACGCTGCCCTGGGGCGAGGGCGGCCCCCAGGTGGTGGGCGAGTTCGCCCGGTGGCAGGGCGCGCGGGTGCCCGGCCGGGTGGTGACGAGCGCCAAGAGCTGGCTGTGCCACCCGGGCGTGGATCGCTCGGCCCCCATCCTCCCCTGGGGCGCGCCCGCGGACGTGGCCAAGCTGTCCCCGGTGGAGGCCAGCGCCCTGTTGCTCGGGCACATCGCCCAGGCGTGGAACCATGCCCACCCGGCGCTGCCCCTGTCCCAGCAGGAGGTGGTCATCACCGTGCCCGCCTCCTTCGACGAGGCCGCGCGCGCCCTCACCGTGAGCGCCGCGCGCCGCGCCGGGCTGGAGAAGTTCACCCTCCTGGAGGAGCCCCAGGCCGCCTTCTACGACTACACCGCGCGCCACCGGGGCGCGCTGGCGCAGGCCCTGGAGTCCGTGCGCCTCGTGCTGGTGGTGGACGTGGGCGGCGGCACCACGGACTTCACGCTCGTGCACGCGGGCGTCACCCCCGAGGGCCCCATCCTGCGCCGGCTCGCGGTGGGCGAGCACCTCATGCTCGGCGGCGACAACATGGACGCCGCGCTCGCCCGGCGCCTGGAGGAGAAGCTCTTTCCCGAGGGCAACCGCCGCCTGTCCGCCACCCAGTGGACCCAGGCGCTCCAGGCCGCCCGCACCGCCAAGGAGGCCCTGCTCGGCACCACCCCGCCCGAGCGCCACGGCGTGTCGCTCGTGGCCGAGGGCAGCCGCCTGCTCGGGGGCTCCCTGTCCACGGAGCTCACGCGCGAGGAGGCCGAGGCGCTCGTGCTCGAGGGCTTCTTCCCCCTGGCCGGCGCCCAGGAGCGGCCCCGGCGCGCCTCACGCATGGCCCTGCAGGAATTGGGGCTGCCGTACGCGCAGGACGCCGCCATCACCCGGCACCTGGCCGCCTTCCTCGCCCAGCACGCCGCCGCGGGTTTCGCCGCCCTGGGGGAGCCCGCGCCGCGCGAGGGCGCCCTGCCCCGGCCGGATGCCCTCCTGCTCAACGGCGGCGTCTTCAACTCGCCCCGGCTCGCCGAGCGGCTGGTGGAGGCGGTGAGCGCCTGGTGGCCGGACGCCCCACGCATCGCGCTGCTCAAACACGAGTCCCTGGAGCTCGCCGTGGCCCGGGGCGCGGCCTACTACGGCCTGGTGCGGCGCGGCCATGGCCTGCGCATCGGGGGCGGCGCGGCCCGCGCGTACTACGTGGCCCTGCAGCGCGCGGCGGACAGCACCGAGCAGCCCGTGCTGTGCCTCGTGCCCCGCGGCTTCGAGGAGGGCAACCACGCGGACATCGGCGAGCGCTCGTTCTCGCTCACGCTCGGGCGGCCCGTGCAGTTCACCCTCTACTCCACCACGAGCGATCGCATCGACAAGCCGGGCGACGTGGTGACGCTGACCGAAGCGCTCCAGGACGAGCTCAAGCCCCTGCCGCCCATCCACACGGTGCTCAAGGGCGCCACGGCGAAGACGGCCGAGGTGCCCGTGCACCTGCGCGCGGGGCTCACGGAGATCGGCACGCTGGAGCTGTTCGCCGTGTCCAACGTGGCCGACGAGCGCTGGCGCCTGGAGTTCGAGCTGCGCGGCACCGGCGGCGAGCGCGAGCTCACCGTCACCGAGTCCATGCCCGCGCGCTTCGCCGAGGCCAAGGACAACGTCGAGCGGCTCTACGGCAACAAGCCCCTGCCCATCGGGCCCAAGGACGTGAAGCAGCTCTCGCGCACGCTCGAGAAGGTGCTCGGCCCGCGCGACACCTGGCGCGTGCCCGTGCTGCGCGAGCTGTGGAGCTCCCTGTTCGCCGGCGCCTCCAAGCGCCGCCGCTCCGCGGATCACGAGCGCGTCTTCTACAGCCTCGCGGGCTACACCCTGCGGCCCGGCTTCGGCTACCCGTTGGATCACTGGCGCGCCGAGCAGAGCTTCTCCCTCTTCGAGCCGCTCGTGCAGCACCACACGGAGAAGGCCGTGTGGGTGGAGTTCTGGGTGATGTGGCGGCGCGTGTCCGGCGGCCTGAGCGAGGCGCAGCAGCGCAAGCTCCACGACTACCTCAAGCCCCACCTGGCCCGGCGCATCCCGCTCACGCCCCCCGCCGCCGCGGGCAAGCTCAAGGGCATTCAACCCGAGGGCCTGGACGAGATGGTGCGCACGGCGGCATCGCTTGAGCACCTGGAGGCCGCGGACAAGGCGGAGCTCGGCGAGTGGATGGCGGCGCGGCTGCGCGAGGAGAACAAGAGCGGCGGCCCCTGGCCGTGGGCGCTCGGACGGCTCGGCGCGCGCGTGCCCCTCTACGGCAGCGGCCACAAGGTCGTGGACGTGACCGTGGCGGAGGCGTGGCTCACCCTGCTCCTGGAGCTGGGGCTGTCGCGCATCGACGGGGCGCCGTTCGCGGCCGCCCAGCTCGCGCGGCTCACGGGCGACCGGATGCGCGATCTGAGCCCCGAGCTGCGCGAGCGCACGGCCCAGGCGCTGCGCGCGGCCAAGGCCGCGGACACCTGGGTGCGCATGGTGACGGAAGTGGTGGCGCTGGAGGCCGCGGACGAGGCGCGAGCCCTGGGCGATACGCTGCCCGCGGGCCTGCGCCTGTAG
- a CDS encoding bifunctional metallophosphatase/5'-nucleotidase — protein MRSSRRVLFACAALVAAGCAHPPAPVPAPRAAQAAAPPAEPVRLTLVGTNDLHGWLMPHTTVLPGGATVEEGGAAAFAGYVARLRADNPGGVLLLDAGDLFQGTLASNMTEGAVVVDVYNHLGYTAAALGNHEFDYGPVGPRAVPGPGEDPVGALTARIQQARFPLLSANVRDAATGQPPAWLGNDGTRLVTVKGVKVGLVGLTTPSTARIGNPAHVSALRFEPLLPATLDAVKRLREQGAEVVVGVAHAGGKCADLSNPRDTSSCDRADGEIYALVEALPPGTLAAVFAGHTHQPMGHFFGDVPVLSTSGQGRSFGVVELFVDPVSHALLPERTRLQAAVPVCARVEETSGTCDARKLKGLGADAKFGPPTFLGGPVVADPAVEAIVAPVLARVDAEQRRPLGVTVAAPLGRDYEGESALGDVLTDALREMEKADVALLNAGGLRANLRAGPLTYGDVYEVLPFDNTVAIVTLTGEELRRLLGAAYGGGNSVFQVSGLKVKLARCTGPERLRDVTLPNGRPLEPKRLYRVVLPDFLARGAGGLGTVLSQVPAERIDLGVGRELTLRDAVATWWQRQGKPVAAPATGRISYVDVGGPCAARDRNERP, from the coding sequence ATGCGCTCCTCTCGTCGTGTCTTGTTCGCCTGCGCGGCCCTCGTGGCCGCCGGGTGTGCCCATCCCCCCGCTCCCGTCCCCGCGCCTCGCGCCGCCCAGGCCGCCGCGCCTCCCGCCGAGCCCGTGCGGCTCACCCTGGTGGGGACGAATGATCTGCATGGCTGGTTGATGCCCCACACCACGGTGCTGCCCGGCGGCGCCACGGTGGAGGAGGGGGGCGCGGCCGCGTTCGCGGGCTACGTGGCCCGGCTGCGCGCGGACAACCCGGGCGGCGTGCTGCTGCTGGACGCGGGAGACCTCTTCCAGGGCACGCTCGCCTCCAACATGACCGAGGGCGCCGTCGTCGTCGATGTCTACAACCACCTGGGCTACACCGCCGCGGCGCTCGGCAACCACGAGTTCGACTATGGCCCGGTGGGCCCTCGGGCGGTGCCCGGGCCGGGGGAGGATCCCGTGGGCGCGCTCACCGCGCGCATCCAGCAGGCGCGCTTCCCCCTGCTCAGCGCGAACGTGCGGGACGCCGCCACGGGCCAGCCGCCGGCCTGGCTCGGCAATGATGGCACGCGGCTGGTGACGGTGAAGGGGGTGAAGGTGGGGCTGGTGGGGCTCACCACGCCGTCCACCGCGCGCATCGGCAACCCCGCCCACGTGTCCGCGCTGCGCTTCGAGCCGCTGCTGCCCGCCACGCTGGATGCGGTCAAGCGCCTGCGGGAGCAGGGGGCCGAGGTGGTGGTGGGGGTCGCGCACGCCGGGGGCAAGTGCGCGGACCTGTCCAACCCCCGCGACACCTCGAGCTGCGATCGGGCGGACGGGGAAATCTACGCCCTGGTCGAGGCCCTGCCGCCGGGCACGCTCGCCGCCGTCTTCGCGGGCCACACGCACCAGCCCATGGGCCACTTCTTCGGGGACGTGCCGGTGCTGTCCACCTCGGGGCAGGGCCGCTCCTTCGGGGTGGTGGAGCTCTTCGTGGATCCGGTGAGCCACGCGCTGCTGCCCGAGCGCACCCGGCTCCAGGCCGCCGTGCCCGTGTGCGCCCGGGTGGAGGAGACGAGCGGCACGTGTGATGCGCGCAAGCTCAAGGGGCTGGGGGCGGACGCGAAATTCGGGCCGCCCACCTTCCTCGGCGGACCGGTGGTGGCGGACCCGGCGGTGGAGGCGATCGTGGCGCCCGTGCTCGCGCGGGTGGACGCCGAGCAGCGCCGCCCCCTGGGCGTCACCGTGGCCGCGCCGCTGGGCCGTGACTACGAGGGCGAGAGCGCCCTGGGCGACGTGCTCACCGACGCGCTCCGGGAGATGGAGAAGGCGGACGTGGCGCTGCTCAACGCGGGCGGCCTGCGCGCCAACCTCCGGGCGGGGCCGCTGACCTACGGCGACGTCTACGAGGTGTTGCCCTTCGACAACACCGTGGCCATCGTCACGCTCACCGGCGAGGAGCTGCGGCGTCTGCTCGGGGCCGCCTACGGCGGAGGCAACAGCGTCTTCCAGGTGTCTGGCCTCAAGGTGAAGCTGGCGCGCTGCACGGGCCCCGAGCGGCTGCGGGACGTGACGCTGCCCAACGGCCGGCCCCTGGAGCCCAAGCGCCTGTACCGGGTGGTGCTGCCGGACTTCCTCGCCCGGGGCGCGGGAGGTCTGGGGACGGTGCTGTCCCAGGTGCCCGCCGAGCGGATCGACCTGGGGGTGGGCCGGGAGTTGACCCTGCGCGACGCCGTGGCCACCTGGTGGCAGCGCCAGGGCAAGCCCGTGGCGGCGCCCGCTACAGGCCGCATCAGCTACGTGGACGTGGGCGGCCCGTGTGCCGCGCGTGATCGCAACGAACGGCCGTGA